One genomic region from Haloprofundus salinisoli encodes:
- a CDS encoding ABC transporter substrate-binding protein — translation MSDDSMNGSRRRFLKASGAGAVALTLAGCSDDGNSGDDQSGDDQSGDSSEDDTPQQNTTNPDEVTRGGTFTVGMDQQPKGINPLSTSSAYSWSILDFVYCWGTTIDPVNFEVHPSAYTEWTVENADGDDAEPDVYFNVREGLTFSDGEDLTVEDVIFTYNYLMEKKPGRYVSAMEPVQTVEEADNDWDVHMKLSQPIGTYDSTQLQVPLLPKHIWEEVDDYQAYQPQDNGGPIGAGPGEITTYSPDTAIEVTFRDEAPLQNLQWIKDHDNLLAGGPFIDSVRFKIYGSQSALTQAFLNGEIDTLYQSIETSKVEQVENTEGMSIVQGHDTGYGHYSFNLRRTPLDDLAFRQVLGFAFDDIYWTQQLQRGYVQEGDFVMPPGYSAVRPDAGDDGELLTGAASQAFTFRGVDATSSEVDVEGIRQFLTDGQVVNGESGTYVGLDYPGSLTDVTAGQSEAKHDYTFGEVESDVLQDADTDQEIRINGETITEINDGPLQMLIYPAKDSPKTAQMVERYVGNLRSIGIPIEREVMTFNTMLNAVYANEDFDIYPMSWSSLSPFGASSLYGLFHSDNADDHSEENENGETNTDTLLNNPMGYGLFEDATADDLISQCRTEMDTETRNNLAKQAVEQIYLDFPTMITSYTQVQWPVNSGDWTGFVGNIPGPGDSYLGTNIMQVHQKDS, via the coding sequence ATGTCTGACGATTCGATGAACGGTAGTCGCCGCCGGTTCCTCAAAGCCTCCGGTGCAGGCGCTGTAGCCCTCACACTCGCCGGGTGCAGTGACGATGGCAACAGCGGAGACGACCAGAGCGGAGACGACCAGAGCGGAGACAGTTCTGAGGACGACACCCCTCAACAGAACACGACGAACCCCGACGAAGTGACGCGCGGCGGAACGTTCACCGTCGGGATGGACCAGCAGCCGAAAGGGATCAACCCGCTTTCGACCTCTTCGGCGTACTCGTGGAGCATCCTCGACTTCGTTTACTGCTGGGGGACGACTATCGACCCAGTCAACTTCGAGGTACATCCGAGCGCCTACACGGAGTGGACCGTCGAGAACGCCGACGGCGACGACGCGGAACCCGACGTCTACTTCAACGTCCGCGAGGGTCTCACGTTCAGCGACGGCGAGGACCTGACCGTCGAGGACGTCATCTTCACGTACAACTACCTGATGGAGAAGAAGCCGGGGCGCTACGTCTCGGCGATGGAACCCGTCCAGACGGTCGAGGAGGCCGACAACGACTGGGACGTTCACATGAAGCTCTCCCAGCCCATCGGCACCTACGACTCGACGCAGCTCCAGGTTCCGCTGCTGCCGAAACACATCTGGGAGGAAGTCGACGACTACCAGGCGTACCAGCCCCAGGACAACGGCGGCCCCATCGGTGCGGGCCCCGGCGAAATCACGACGTACAGCCCCGACACCGCCATCGAAGTCACGTTCCGTGACGAAGCGCCGCTGCAGAACCTCCAGTGGATCAAAGACCACGACAACCTGCTGGCGGGCGGTCCGTTCATCGACTCGGTTCGCTTCAAAATCTACGGCAGCCAGTCGGCGCTCACGCAGGCGTTCCTCAACGGCGAAATCGACACCCTCTACCAGAGCATCGAGACCTCGAAGGTCGAGCAGGTCGAGAACACCGAGGGCATGAGCATCGTCCAGGGGCACGACACCGGGTACGGCCACTACTCGTTCAACCTCCGCCGGACGCCGCTCGACGACCTCGCGTTCCGTCAGGTGCTCGGCTTCGCCTTCGACGACATCTACTGGACCCAGCAGCTCCAGCGCGGCTACGTTCAGGAAGGCGACTTCGTCATGCCGCCCGGCTACTCCGCGGTGCGTCCGGACGCGGGCGACGATGGCGAACTGCTGACCGGCGCGGCGAGCCAGGCGTTCACCTTCCGCGGCGTCGACGCGACCAGCTCCGAAGTCGACGTCGAGGGCATCCGCCAGTTCCTCACCGACGGGCAGGTCGTCAACGGCGAGAGCGGCACCTACGTCGGCCTCGACTACCCCGGCAGCCTCACCGACGTGACCGCAGGCCAGAGCGAGGCGAAACACGACTACACCTTCGGCGAAGTCGAATCCGACGTCCTGCAGGACGCCGACACCGACCAGGAGATTCGCATCAACGGCGAGACCATCACCGAGATCAACGACGGTCCGCTGCAGATGCTCATCTACCCGGCGAAGGACTCGCCGAAGACCGCCCAGATGGTCGAACGGTACGTCGGTAACCTCCGCTCCATCGGGATCCCCATCGAGCGCGAAGTGATGACGTTCAACACGATGCTGAACGCCGTCTACGCCAACGAGGACTTCGACATCTACCCGATGTCGTGGAGCAGCCTCTCGCCGTTCGGTGCGAGTTCGCTCTACGGCCTCTTCCACAGCGACAACGCCGACGACCACAGCGAAGAGAACGAAAACGGCGAGACCAACACGGACACGCTGCTCAACAACCCGATGGGCTACGGTCTCTTCGAGGACGCGACGGCCGACGACCTCATCTCGCAGTGCCGCACCGAGATGGACACCGAGACGCGCAACAATCTCGCAAAGCAGGCCGTCGAGCAGATCTACCTCGACTTCCCGACGATGATCACTTCGTACACGCAGGTGCAGTGGCCGGTCAACTCCGGCGATTGGACCGGTTTCGTCGGTAACATCCCGGGTCCGGGCGACAGCTACCTCGGCACGAACATCATGCAGGTCCACCAGAAGGACAGCTAA
- a CDS encoding DJ-1/PfpI family protein, which produces MVSALFIVSEEGYWAEECIEPLTTLSEAGVDVTVATPSGSPPVVDERSLDPDTVGEEESERLREIHESDDRLTDPEPIATVSASGYDVVVFPGGHGTVWDINQDKHARAILRDAVAGDEGKALVVCHAVGILGFAHTEEGKYVVNERDVTGFPNEWEDDIVDENDVMPDGRKLPYWVEDEVMAAGANWDAELDADTSVTVDGDLITARGPESSRAAATTLLDELGIEAKST; this is translated from the coding sequence ATGGTATCCGCACTGTTCATCGTCAGCGAGGAGGGGTACTGGGCCGAGGAGTGCATCGAACCGCTCACCACGCTCTCGGAGGCGGGTGTCGACGTCACCGTCGCCACTCCGAGCGGGTCGCCGCCGGTCGTCGACGAGCGCTCGCTCGACCCCGACACCGTCGGCGAGGAGGAGTCCGAACGGCTCCGAGAGATCCACGAATCAGACGACAGACTGACCGATCCCGAACCGATCGCGACGGTGTCGGCGTCCGGCTACGACGTCGTCGTCTTCCCCGGCGGGCACGGCACCGTCTGGGACATCAACCAGGACAAACACGCGAGAGCGATTCTGCGCGATGCCGTCGCCGGCGACGAAGGGAAGGCGCTCGTCGTCTGTCACGCCGTCGGCATCCTCGGGTTCGCGCACACCGAAGAGGGCAAGTACGTCGTCAACGAGCGCGACGTGACCGGCTTCCCCAACGAGTGGGAAGACGACATCGTCGACGAGAACGACGTGATGCCGGACGGCCGGAAACTGCCGTACTGGGTCGAAGACGAGGTCATGGCCGCGGGCGCGAACTGGGACGCCGAACTCGACGCCGACACCAGCGTCACCGTCGACGGCGACCTCATCACCGCGCGCGGGCCCGAATCCTCGCGCGCGGCGGCGACGACGCTGCTCGACGAGTTGGGTATCGAAGCGAAGAGCACGTAA
- a CDS encoding Na(+)/H(+) antiporter subunit D — MEALTAIPPFVYVLVAALLLPVVPRRVGHALGVVATGVVVPIALLTPEGTYWVTQLFGFEVALFNVDEFSRLMGIIFGFIGAIAVLYSYASDASNKQTAYALSYAGTSIGAVFAGDWLTLVFFWELMAVTSTLLVWDYGGKAVRAGFRYAVLHGIGGSLVLAAIVWHYAEVGSFLFGASTGIVGGGPAVLALAAVGIGVNVGFVGLHAWLPDTYPRPHVAASVFLCVYTTKTGVYAMYRAFPEGHLWLAYMGAAMAVFGATMAVLQKDMRRLLSYHIQSQVGYMIAGVGIGTTLATAGAFGHVFNHILYKSLLFMTVGVVIYRTGEESLKYVGGLARKMPVTTATFVIAALSIAGFPGFNGFVSKGMIIAEAHYKHLDLVWYLLLAGGVGTFLSFIKLGYYAFYEGSYDGPVHDANRLQMVGMVSVAALCVVYGLFPDALFAILPGNEGGFDYTTYTVGHIQEGLILAALGVVGFAILKKPLDRLGQVPDIDAVYNPLAFYGTRGLVRGVTETYAAVDRAAVAAASGVTWAVSDPKDALRRASGRTATDESGNPSWPVSLRAGIGTSILLLTAVVTVGVGLLIAA; from the coding sequence ATGGAGGCGTTGACGGCGATACCGCCGTTCGTCTACGTGCTCGTCGCCGCGCTGCTGTTGCCGGTCGTCCCCCGACGGGTCGGCCACGCGCTCGGCGTCGTGGCGACGGGCGTCGTCGTCCCCATCGCGCTCCTGACGCCGGAGGGGACGTACTGGGTGACCCAGCTGTTCGGCTTCGAGGTCGCGCTGTTCAACGTCGACGAGTTCTCCCGGCTGATGGGCATCATCTTCGGCTTCATCGGCGCGATTGCAGTGCTGTACTCGTACGCCAGCGACGCCTCGAACAAGCAGACCGCTTACGCGCTGTCGTACGCCGGTACCAGCATCGGTGCGGTGTTCGCCGGCGACTGGCTCACGCTCGTGTTCTTCTGGGAGCTGATGGCCGTGACGAGCACGCTCCTCGTCTGGGACTACGGCGGGAAGGCCGTCCGGGCGGGTTTCCGATACGCCGTGCTGCACGGCATCGGCGGCAGTCTCGTCCTCGCGGCCATCGTCTGGCACTACGCCGAAGTGGGCTCGTTCCTCTTCGGCGCCTCGACAGGTATCGTCGGCGGTGGACCTGCGGTGCTGGCGCTCGCGGCCGTCGGTATCGGCGTCAACGTCGGCTTCGTCGGCCTGCACGCGTGGCTGCCCGACACTTACCCGCGGCCGCACGTCGCCGCCAGCGTCTTCCTCTGCGTCTACACGACGAAGACCGGCGTCTACGCGATGTACCGCGCGTTCCCGGAGGGTCACCTCTGGCTCGCCTACATGGGCGCGGCGATGGCCGTCTTCGGCGCGACGATGGCGGTGCTGCAGAAGGATATGCGCCGTCTCCTCTCGTACCACATCCAGTCGCAGGTCGGCTACATGATTGCGGGCGTCGGTATCGGAACGACGCTGGCGACGGCGGGCGCGTTCGGCCACGTGTTCAACCACATCCTCTACAAGAGCCTGCTGTTCATGACCGTCGGCGTCGTCATCTACCGGACCGGCGAGGAGAGTCTGAAGTACGTCGGCGGCCTCGCCCGGAAGATGCCCGTCACGACGGCGACGTTCGTCATCGCGGCGCTCTCCATCGCGGGCTTCCCCGGCTTCAACGGCTTCGTCAGCAAGGGGATGATCATCGCCGAGGCGCACTACAAGCATCTCGACCTCGTCTGGTATCTGCTGCTGGCGGGGGGCGTCGGCACGTTCCTCTCGTTCATCAAACTCGGCTACTACGCCTTCTACGAGGGGAGCTACGACGGTCCGGTCCACGACGCGAACCGACTCCAGATGGTCGGGATGGTGAGCGTCGCCGCGCTCTGCGTCGTCTACGGTCTCTTCCCGGACGCGCTGTTCGCCATCCTCCCCGGCAACGAGGGCGGGTTCGACTACACGACGTACACGGTCGGCCACATCCAGGAGGGACTGATTCTGGCCGCGCTCGGCGTTGTCGGCTTCGCCATCCTCAAGAAACCGCTCGACCGTCTCGGTCAGGTGCCGGACATCGACGCCGTCTACAACCCGCTCGCGTTCTACGGGACGCGCGGACTGGTCCGCGGCGTCACCGAGACGTACGCGGCCGTCGACCGCGCGGCCGTCGCCGCCGCCTCGGGCGTCACCTGGGCGGTCAGCGATCCGAAGGACGCGCTCAGACGCGCGTCGGGACGGACCGCCACCGACGAGAGCGGCAACCCGTCGTGGCCCGTCTCGCTTCGCGCGGGTATCGGGACGAGCATCCTCCTCCTGACCGCCGTCGTGACGGTCGGTGTCGGACTGCTCATCGCCGCCTGA
- a CDS encoding transcriptional regulator translates to MNETETTRQRIADALRDEPLTASGLSTRVDAPRSVVYDHLRHVAQSLDGTDERFLVAPPECRNCGFSNFDDPVNYPSRCPDCRSESIEEAVFKIE, encoded by the coding sequence ATGAACGAAACCGAGACCACCCGACAGCGAATCGCCGACGCGCTGAGAGACGAACCGCTGACGGCGAGCGGTCTCTCGACGCGAGTGGACGCGCCTCGGTCGGTCGTCTACGACCATCTCCGACACGTCGCCCAGTCGCTCGACGGCACCGACGAGCGATTTCTGGTTGCTCCGCCGGAGTGTCGAAACTGCGGCTTCTCGAACTTCGACGACCCGGTGAACTACCCCTCGCGGTGTCCCGACTGCCGGAGCGAGAGCATCGAGGAAGCGGTGTTCAAAATCGAGTGA
- the hpt gene encoding hypoxanthine/guanine phosphoribosyltransferase, which produces MDQLRQSLCDAPIIEKGEYEYFVHPISDGVPMLEPSLLREIVIKIIRKAELENVDKIVTPAAMGIHISTAVSLMTDIPLVVIRKRQYGLDGEVPLFQETGYSESEMYINDVEAGDRVLVLDDVLSTGGTMKAILDALTNDVRANVVDVVAVIKKAGPNELDDTDYDVKTLINVTVEDGEVVIVDEHGDG; this is translated from the coding sequence ATGGACCAGTTGCGGCAGTCGCTGTGCGACGCGCCCATCATCGAGAAAGGCGAGTACGAGTACTTCGTCCACCCCATCAGCGACGGCGTCCCGATGCTCGAACCGAGTCTGCTGCGCGAGATCGTCATCAAGATCATCCGCAAGGCGGAACTGGAGAACGTCGACAAGATCGTGACGCCCGCGGCGATGGGCATCCACATCTCGACGGCCGTCTCGTTGATGACCGACATCCCGCTCGTCGTCATTCGCAAGCGCCAGTACGGCCTCGACGGCGAGGTACCGCTGTTTCAGGAGACGGGCTATTCCGAGAGCGAGATGTACATCAACGACGTCGAGGCTGGCGACCGGGTGCTCGTTCTCGACGACGTGCTCTCGACCGGCGGCACGATGAAAGCGATTCTCGACGCGCTCACGAACGACGTCCGCGCGAACGTCGTCGACGTGGTCGCGGTCATCAAGAAGGCCGGCCCGAACGAGCTCGACGACACCGACTACGACGTGAAGACGCTCATCAACGTCACCGTCGAGGACGGCGAGGTCGTCATCGTCGACGAACACGGCGACGGATAG
- a CDS encoding ABC transporter ATP-binding protein encodes MEGNRNAESLVEIENVHKWFDMTRGILDTVLGREAQPVRAVEGVDLSIQKGDIVGIAGESGCGKTTLGKLLVKLYEPTDGEIRFDGKNISNLSREEEREFRQRVQMIFQDPFESLNPRMTVFDAIAEPLQINGMTDSYDERRERVKTVLNDVGLGPAEVYLDAFPDELSGGERQRVAIARALVVDPDFVVADEPVSMLDVSIRAGVLNLMKELQNKYDLTYVFISHDLSLIRYMCDRTAIMYLGNVIEQGPTDDLVEDPKHPYTKALFDAVPDVEIAEERRRANATGEVPSPRNPPSGCRYHPRCAHIIPPDDWRGSQDAFRRAYQYKIRLREAEFEREEFDGDDAVERMLSLGLALDVPEEYRHSSELRGTGMGVDVDELDLPPEIESSLRSATRIYLDGDRVGAVTELDALTTVCANEVPRPRPLDRRRVACHLYEGDDAERTPATPHAE; translated from the coding sequence ATGGAAGGAAACCGCAACGCAGAGTCACTAGTCGAAATCGAGAACGTCCACAAGTGGTTCGACATGACCCGGGGCATCCTGGACACCGTCCTCGGGCGCGAAGCGCAACCGGTCCGCGCCGTCGAGGGGGTCGACCTCTCCATCCAGAAGGGCGACATCGTCGGTATCGCCGGCGAATCAGGGTGCGGGAAGACGACGCTCGGCAAACTGCTCGTCAAACTGTACGAGCCGACCGACGGCGAGATCCGCTTCGACGGCAAGAACATCTCGAATCTGAGCCGCGAGGAGGAACGCGAGTTCCGCCAGCGCGTCCAGATGATCTTCCAGGACCCCTTCGAGAGTCTCAACCCCCGGATGACGGTGTTCGACGCCATCGCGGAGCCGCTGCAGATAAACGGGATGACCGACTCCTACGACGAGCGCCGCGAACGCGTGAAGACGGTGCTCAACGACGTGGGTCTCGGGCCCGCCGAGGTGTACCTCGACGCCTTCCCGGACGAGCTCTCCGGCGGCGAGCGCCAGCGCGTCGCCATCGCCCGCGCGCTCGTCGTCGACCCCGACTTCGTCGTCGCCGACGAGCCGGTGTCGATGCTCGACGTCTCCATCCGCGCCGGCGTGTTGAACCTGATGAAGGAACTGCAGAACAAGTACGACCTGACGTACGTCTTCATCAGCCACGACCTCTCGCTCATCCGCTACATGTGCGACCGGACGGCCATCATGTACCTCGGCAACGTCATCGAGCAGGGGCCGACCGACGACCTCGTCGAGGACCCGAAACACCCGTACACGAAGGCGTTGTTCGACGCGGTTCCCGACGTGGAGATCGCCGAGGAGCGCCGCCGTGCCAACGCCACCGGCGAGGTGCCGAGTCCGCGGAACCCGCCGTCGGGATGTCGGTACCACCCGCGGTGCGCCCACATCATCCCGCCGGACGACTGGCGCGGGAGCCAGGACGCTTTCCGCCGCGCGTATCAGTACAAGATACGCCTCCGGGAGGCGGAGTTCGAGCGCGAGGAGTTCGACGGCGACGACGCCGTCGAACGGATGCTCAGTCTGGGTCTCGCCCTCGACGTACCGGAGGAGTACCGTCACAGCTCCGAACTACGCGGTACCGGAATGGGCGTCGACGTCGACGAGCTCGACCTCCCGCCGGAGATCGAATCGTCGCTGCGGTCGGCGACGCGCATCTACCTCGACGGCGACAGAGTGGGTGCCGTAACGGAGTTGGACGCGCTCACGACGGTCTGTGCGAACGAGGTGCCGAGACCGCGGCCGCTCGACCGACGACGGGTCGCCTGTCACCTCTACGAGGGCGACGACGCCGAGCGGACCCCCGCAACCCCGCACGCGGAGTAA
- a CDS encoding ABC transporter permease, translated as MATEGESTTGLESYKRQWEPRVERLRRGWDRFTEHRMGVIGLVILVIFSLWAIVPSWFAPHTPDWIAYIGYENARLTGEQVRTLPHPPAFGEQFGDPFFAPLGTDSYGRGIATLLVYSASTAMYIGLAAGLLSSLVGVPLGLISGFYGDTWIDETIQRFVDVMYGLPFLPLLIVLVAIRGQTTTNIIIGIAVTSWLNNCIVIRGETLSLRTRAYVESARVAGASDLRIVFRHIMPHVLPLSFVYLAQDAAAAILTQAALAYLGLADFATLSWGIMLENIQSEGYIFTAWWWLIPPGLAIMLIATAFYFIGFSMEDVTNPQR; from the coding sequence ATGGCTACCGAAGGAGAATCAACGACAGGACTCGAATCGTACAAGAGACAGTGGGAACCGCGCGTCGAGCGGCTTCGCCGCGGCTGGGACCGCTTCACCGAACACCGGATGGGCGTCATCGGCCTCGTCATCCTGGTGATCTTCTCGCTGTGGGCCATCGTCCCGAGCTGGTTCGCACCGCACACCCCCGACTGGATCGCTTACATCGGCTACGAGAACGCGCGCTTGACCGGCGAACAGGTGCGGACGCTGCCGCACCCGCCCGCGTTCGGCGAACAGTTTGGCGACCCGTTCTTCGCGCCGTTAGGCACCGACTCCTACGGCCGCGGTATCGCGACGCTGCTCGTGTACTCGGCGTCGACGGCGATGTACATCGGTCTCGCCGCGGGTCTGCTGTCGAGTCTCGTCGGCGTGCCGCTCGGCCTCATCAGCGGCTTCTACGGCGACACCTGGATAGACGAGACCATCCAGCGCTTCGTCGACGTGATGTACGGACTGCCGTTTCTGCCGCTGCTCATCGTCCTCGTGGCGATCCGCGGCCAGACGACGACAAACATCATCATCGGCATCGCCGTCACCTCCTGGCTCAACAACTGCATCGTCATCCGCGGCGAGACGCTCTCGCTGCGGACGCGCGCCTACGTCGAGTCCGCGAGAGTCGCCGGCGCGAGCGACCTCCGCATCGTCTTCCGACACATCATGCCGCACGTGCTCCCGCTGTCGTTCGTCTACCTCGCGCAGGACGCCGCCGCTGCCATCCTGACGCAGGCGGCGCTGGCGTACCTCGGACTGGCGGACTTCGCGACGCTGTCGTGGGGTATCATGCTGGAGAACATCCAGTCGGAGGGGTACATCTTCACCGCCTGGTGGTGGCTGATTCCGCCCGGTCTCGCCATCATGCTCATCGCAACGGCGTTCTACTTCATCGGCTTCTCGATGGAGGACGTGACCAACCCACAGAGATAA
- a CDS encoding ABC transporter permease — protein MTRISGKYLAKRLVVSYLTLLLIMTLLFALIRSAPGTFIDSMISPEMTREQVERIQEVWGLNEPLWKQYLNFMINYQTGNFGRSPTWNVPVWDLILRRMPRTLILFGAAYIVAYIVGPLVGMYLGWWRGSQKDKTIFSTSLMVYSMPAFWLGWLFIWFFDYEMGLLPSAYMLTQFPEFEWNAVTVMSDVLVHIALPLISLSCIGWVGAMLIMRPSMNNVVDEGYVFLARAKGLDERTVMIKHAARNALIPVATGAIVGLAFLIDGAVITEAVFTWPGMGQILVEAVLNNDYPVTQAAFFMLAVLVVFMRLITDIAYTYLDPRIKFGEEN, from the coding sequence ATGACCAGAATCAGTGGAAAGTACCTCGCAAAGCGGCTTGTGGTCTCCTACCTCACCCTCCTGCTCATCATGACCCTGCTGTTCGCGCTCATCCGCAGCGCCCCCGGGACGTTCATCGACAGCATGATCTCCCCGGAGATGACCAGAGAGCAGGTCGAGCGCATTCAGGAAGTCTGGGGACTCAACGAACCGCTGTGGAAACAGTATCTCAACTTCATGATAAACTACCAGACCGGTAACTTCGGCCGGTCGCCGACGTGGAACGTCCCGGTCTGGGACCTCATCCTCCGCCGGATGCCGCGGACGCTCATCCTCTTCGGCGCGGCGTACATCGTCGCTTACATCGTCGGACCGCTCGTCGGGATGTATCTCGGCTGGTGGCGCGGTAGCCAGAAGGACAAGACCATCTTCAGCACCTCGCTCATGGTGTACTCCATGCCCGCGTTCTGGCTCGGCTGGCTGTTCATCTGGTTCTTCGACTACGAGATGGGCTTGCTCCCGAGCGCCTACATGCTGACGCAGTTCCCCGAGTTCGAGTGGAACGCCGTCACCGTGATGTCCGACGTGCTCGTTCACATCGCGCTCCCGCTCATCAGTCTCTCGTGTATCGGCTGGGTCGGCGCGATGCTCATCATGCGCCCGTCGATGAACAACGTCGTCGACGAAGGGTACGTCTTCCTGGCGCGTGCGAAGGGACTCGACGAACGCACAGTGATGATCAAACACGCGGCGCGGAACGCGCTTATCCCGGTTGCGACTGGCGCAATCGTCGGGTTGGCCTTCCTCATCGACGGCGCGGTCATCACCGAGGCCGTCTTCACCTGGCCGGGGATGGGGCAGATTCTCGTCGAGGCGGTGTTGAACAACGACTATCCCGTCACGCAGGCGGCGTTCTTCATGCTCGCCGTACTGGTCGTCTTCATGCGCCTCATCACCGACATCGCGTACACGTACCTCGACCCGCGCATCAAATTCGGGGAGGAGAACTAG
- a CDS encoding ABC transporter ATP-binding protein, whose amino-acid sequence MTLLEVNDLSIRYAVEDADVHAVDGANFTVDAGETYGLVGESGCGKTTLAKSILHLLDSNGYIESGEMWFDGTLPQWEDGNGSPRQEIIDDDRYPVRADGMTDLAQLTDSQIRDIRWRDVALIPQSAMNALNPVYKVGDQIVEAILRHEPQTTKREADERARDLLERVGIDPERADDYAHEFSGGMKQRAVIAMAMACNPSLLIADEPTTALDVIIQDRILEELEKIQEEFGVSILVISHDISVMAEICDRMAVMYGGKIMERGTRDDIFRETANPYTLGLKNSFPTITQKQQQLVSIPGSPPHLRDPDPGCRFRKRCPFAVEDCERSHPPMYDIAAVEETGRLQESMDDRRHGSACYRSDELDEIRTQSMKEETWKETATQSH is encoded by the coding sequence ATGACGCTACTGGAAGTAAACGACCTCTCGATACGATACGCAGTCGAAGACGCGGACGTCCACGCCGTCGACGGCGCGAATTTCACCGTCGACGCGGGTGAAACGTACGGCCTCGTCGGCGAGTCCGGCTGTGGCAAGACGACGCTCGCAAAGAGCATCCTCCACCTCCTGGACTCGAACGGCTACATCGAAAGCGGCGAGATGTGGTTCGACGGAACGCTCCCGCAGTGGGAAGACGGCAACGGCAGTCCCAGACAGGAGATCATCGACGACGACCGCTACCCGGTCCGCGCCGACGGGATGACCGACCTCGCGCAGCTGACAGACTCACAGATTCGGGACATCCGCTGGCGCGACGTGGCGCTCATCCCCCAGAGCGCGATGAACGCGCTCAACCCCGTCTACAAGGTGGGCGACCAGATCGTCGAGGCCATCCTCCGACACGAACCGCAGACGACGAAGCGCGAAGCCGACGAGCGCGCCCGCGACCTGCTCGAACGCGTCGGCATCGACCCCGAGCGCGCCGACGACTACGCCCACGAGTTCTCCGGCGGGATGAAACAGCGCGCGGTCATCGCCATGGCGATGGCGTGCAACCCGAGCCTGCTCATCGCCGACGAACCGACGACGGCGCTCGACGTCATCATCCAGGACCGCATCCTGGAGGAACTGGAGAAGATTCAGGAGGAGTTCGGCGTCTCCATTCTCGTCATCAGCCACGACATCAGCGTCATGGCCGAGATCTGCGACCGGATGGCCGTCATGTACGGCGGGAAGATCATGGAGCGCGGCACGCGCGACGACATCTTCCGCGAGACGGCGAACCCCTACACGCTCGGGCTGAAGAACTCGTTCCCGACCATCACGCAGAAACAGCAACAGCTCGTCTCCATCCCGGGGTCGCCGCCGCACCTGCGCGACCCCGACCCCGGCTGTCGGTTCCGCAAGCGGTGTCCGTTCGCCGTCGAGGACTGCGAGCGGAGCCACCCGCCGATGTACGACATCGCCGCCGTCGAGGAGACCGGGCGACTGCAGGAGTCGATGGACGACCGCCGTCACGGGTCGGCGTGTTACCGCAGTGACGAACTGGACGAGATACGAACGCAGTCGATGAAGGAGGAAACATGGAAGGAAACCGCAACGCAGAGTCACTAG